A single region of the Hylaeus volcanicus isolate JK05 chromosome 5, UHH_iyHylVolc1.0_haploid, whole genome shotgun sequence genome encodes:
- the LOC128877527 gene encoding uncharacterized protein LOC128877527 gives MPSYKLTYFPVKALAEPIRFILSYAGAEFEDVRFNRDDWPKIKPDTPFGQVPTLEIDGKVVPQSTSICRYLAKQNGLAGKDDWEALQIDVVVDTIHDVRMKIGAYSYETNEAAKAEKLKVANEVVPFVLERLDAQVKKNGGYFVGGALTWADLTFVALLDYLNFMMKSDIIEKFDNLKQLRDKVLALPAIKAWVAKRPQSELGGLSELTCIPLKIIIMSTYKLTYFNLTGLGEGIRFLLHHCGIKFEDHRITFEEWPKYKPNMPMGQVPVLEIDGKPYAQSKAISRLIARRNNLYGSNDIDAYRIDATVDMLDDVRLAFGQYFLEQDPERKEKLKKLATEKVSFCTEKLEEQVKDNDGYLVNGKLSWADIHFTTFLEFFSNVLETDLLKNHPELKKLSEKVRALPRIKAYLDKRPKTTM, from the exons ATGCCTTCTTATAAGCTGACTTACTTCCCAGTCAAAGCATTGGCTGAACCAATTCGCTTCATCTTAAGCTATGCTGGAGCTGAATTTGAAGATGTTCGTTTCAACAGAGATGATTGGCCAAAAATAAAACCTG ATACACCATTTGGCCAGGTTCCTACTCTCGAAATTGATGGGAAAGTAGTCCCCCAATCTACTTCTATCTGTCGTTATTTGGCCAAGCAAAATGGTCTTGCTGGAAAAGATGACTGGGAAGCCCTTCAAATCGATGTTGTTGTCGATACTATTCACGATGTCCGTATGA agaTTGGTGCTTATTCTTACGAGACTAACGAGGCGGCCAAGGCTGAGAAACTCAAAGTCGCCAACGAAGTGGTACCGTTCGTATTGGAGCGTCTGGATGCACAGGTGAAGAAGAACGGCGGTTACTTCGTCGGTGGCGCCCTTACCTGGGCTGATCTAACTTTCGTCGCTCTTCTCGATTACCTAAACTTCATGATGAAGTCAGACATCATCGAGAAATTCGACAACCTTAAGCAACTTAGAGATAAGGTCCTTGCTCTCCCCGCGATCAAAGCCTGGGTCGCTAAACGTCCTCAATCCGAAT TGGGGGGACTCTCGGAGTTAACA TGTATTCCTCTGAAGATCATC ATAATGTCTACCTACAAGTTGACGTACTTCAATTTGACCGGCCTTGGTGAAGGAATCAGGTTCTTGTTGCACCATTGCGGCATCAAGTTCGAAGACCACAGAATCACTTTCGAGGAGTGGCCTAAATACAAGCCTA ATATGCCAATGGGTCAGGTACCCGTTTTAGAGATCGACGGAAAGCCCTACGCTCAATCTAAGGCGATTTCACGTCTCATTGCCAGAAGGAACAATCTTTACGGTTCCAATGATATCGATGCTTATCGTATCGATGCCACCGTCGATATGTTGGACGACGTGAGATTAG CATTTGGTCAGTACTTTTTGGAGCAAGATCCTGAACGCAAAGAAAAACTGAAGAAGTTGGCTACGGAGAAGGTTTCATTTTGCACTGAAAAACTTGAAGAACAAGTGAAGGATAATGATGGATACTTGGTCAATGGAAAG TTGTCGTGGGCAGACATTCACTTCACCACGtttctggaatttttttcgaatgtgCTCGAAACAGACCTGCTGAAGAATCATCCGGAACTGAAGAAATTGTCGGAGAAGGTTAGAGCGCTGCCCAGAATCAAGGCTTACCTGGACAAACGACCCAAGACAACGATGTAA
- the LOC128877419 gene encoding glutathione S-transferase-like yields MGEGQPTYKLIYFDARGPAEQIRYIFAYTGVDYVDKRIPKENWPELKKSMPYGMLPVLEIDGKPIAQSNAVARYLARKHNLTGRDEWEAMMCDVLVDTLGDLKQIIYQYRTEKDQFKKEEKKAKLLKETIPFYLNKFEQTIGENGGYAVGSTTTWTDFVFAVALENFENIFGSAALENYPGLRALKRRVHGIPAIAEWLTKRPQTEV; encoded by the exons atggGCGAAGGACAGCCGACTTACAAATTGATCTACTTTGATGCCCGAGGTCCTGCCGAGCAAATTCGCTACATATTTGCATACACGGGCGTCGACTACGTCGACAAGAGGATCCCGAAGGAAAACTGGCCGGAACTCAAGAAAT CAATGCCTTACGGAATGCTACCAGTGCTGGAGATAGACGGGAAACCGATAGCGCAAAGCAATGCGGTGGCGAGATACTTGGCGAGGAAACACAATCTAACTGGAAGGGACGAATGGGAGGCGATGATGTGCGATGTGCTTGTCGATACCCTTGGAGACTTGAAGCAAA TTATATACCAGTATCGTACGGAGAAGGATCAATtcaagaaggaagaaaagaaggcGAAACTTTTGAAAGAAACTATACCCTTTTACTTGAACAAGTTTGAACAAACTATTGGCGAAAATGGAGGTTACGCCGTTGGTTCCACT ACCACGTGGACGGACTTTGTGTTCGCGGTAGCCCTcgagaatttcgaaaatatcttCGGCAGCGCTGCCTTGGAGAATTATCCAGGCCTTCGAGCGCTGAAGAGAAGAGTCCACGGGATACCTGCTATCGCCGAATGGTTGACCAAACGACCCCAGACAGAGGTTTAA